In Malania oleifera isolate guangnan ecotype guangnan chromosome 8, ASM2987363v1, whole genome shotgun sequence, a single window of DNA contains:
- the LOC131162292 gene encoding LOW QUALITY PROTEIN: DNA-directed RNA polymerase subunit alpha-like (The sequence of the model RefSeq protein was modified relative to this genomic sequence to represent the inferred CDS: deleted 4 bases in 3 codons; substituted 2 bases at 2 genomic stop codons): MVREKVTITTRTLQWKCVESRVDNNCLYYGRFIIFPPMKGRANTRGIATQRVLLREMEGTCITRAKSEKIPHIYSTIVGVQESIHEILMNLKEILLKNNLYGTCNASVCVRGPRYITTQDIIXPPSVEIVDNTQHIANLIEPIDFCIELQIKRNHGYHLKMPNNFQDGSYPIDVVFMPVXNANHSIHSYGNGNEKQKIVFLEIWTNKSLTPKKKALNEASQLLIDYLFLFYMGKKKT; the protein is encoded by the exons ATGGTTCGAGAGAAAGTAACAATAACTACTCGAACATTACAATGGAAGTGTGTGGAATCAAGAGTAGATAATAACTGTCTTTATTATGGACGTTTTATTATTTTTCCACCTATGAAAGGTCGAGCTAACACAAGAGGCATTGCAACGCAAAGAGTTTTGCTTAGAGAAATGGAAGGAACATGTATCACACGTGCCAAATCTGAGAAAATACCACAT ATATATTCTACTATAGTTGGTGTTCAAGAATCAATACATGAAATTTTAatgaatttgaaagaaattttattaaaaaataatttgtatggaacTTGCAACGCATCTGTTTGTGTTAGGGGCCCTAGATATATAACTACTCAAGATATCATTTAACCGCCTTCTGTGGAAATTGTTGATAATACACAGCACATAGCCAATTTGATTGAACCAATTGATTTTTGTATTGAATTACAAATCAAGAGGAATCATGGATATCATCTAAAAATGCCAAATAACTTTCAAGACGGAAGTTATCCCATAGATGTTGTATTCATGCCTGTTTGAAATGCAAATCATAGTATTCATTCCTATGGAAATGGGAATGAAAAACAAAAGATAGTTTTTCTCGAAATATGGACAAACAAAAGTttaactccaaaa aaaaaagcacttaATGAAGCCTCTCAActtttaattgat tatttattcctttTCTACATGGGGAAGAAGAAAACTTAA